In Mesorhizobium sp. 113-3-3, a genomic segment contains:
- a CDS encoding MATE family efflux transporter: MSAIEAGARAPENLWRQEIRATLALAWPMVLTNLGQTAMTATDVMMMGRLGPDTLASGALGANLYFMPLIFGLGLMLATSPMIATELGRRRHSVRDLRRTVRQGLWLAILISIPIWIVLWHGEAILLAMGQEPALAHQAGIYLRWLEWAVLPFYGYIVLRSFISALERPGWALIIVFVAVACNAVFNWVFMFGNLGFPAMGIAGSGLATSLSSTLMFIGMAAVVMLEKTFRRYRLFGRFWRSDWPRFKGLLRLGLPIAGILAFEVTIFNAAALLMGLIDADSLAAHAIAIQIASISFMVPLGLNQAVTVRVGLAHGAGNPEGVSRAGWTAFVIGVSFMALMGLVMVLWPHLLISAFIDLANPANARVIGLAVSFLVFAALFQVFDGAQAVAAGMLRGLHDTKVPMIYAAIGYWGVGLPLGVLLAFHFGFHGVGIWIGLSTGLAVVAALLLTRWLRRDRIVPSGAFGH; this comes from the coding sequence ATGTCTGCGATCGAAGCCGGCGCTCGCGCGCCGGAAAATCTTTGGCGTCAGGAAATCAGGGCGACGCTGGCGCTGGCCTGGCCGATGGTGCTGACCAATCTCGGCCAGACCGCGATGACGGCCACCGACGTGATGATGATGGGCAGGCTCGGGCCGGACACGCTGGCCAGCGGCGCGCTTGGTGCCAACCTCTATTTCATGCCGCTGATCTTCGGCCTCGGCCTGATGCTGGCGACCTCGCCGATGATCGCGACCGAGCTTGGCCGCCGCCGCCATTCGGTGCGCGATCTGCGTCGCACCGTGCGCCAGGGCCTGTGGCTGGCGATCCTCATCTCGATCCCGATCTGGATCGTGCTTTGGCATGGTGAGGCGATTCTGCTGGCCATGGGCCAGGAGCCCGCGCTGGCACACCAGGCCGGCATCTACCTGCGCTGGCTGGAATGGGCGGTGCTGCCCTTCTACGGCTATATCGTGCTGCGCTCGTTCATCTCGGCGCTGGAGCGGCCGGGCTGGGCACTGATCATCGTCTTCGTCGCCGTCGCCTGCAACGCCGTCTTCAACTGGGTATTCATGTTCGGCAATCTCGGCTTTCCGGCCATGGGCATTGCCGGCTCGGGCCTCGCCACCTCGCTGTCCAGCACGCTGATGTTCATCGGCATGGCCGCAGTGGTGATGCTGGAGAAGACGTTCCGGCGCTACCGCCTGTTCGGCCGCTTCTGGCGGTCCGACTGGCCGCGCTTCAAGGGACTGCTGCGCCTCGGCCTGCCGATCGCCGGCATCCTCGCCTTCGAGGTGACGATCTTCAACGCGGCGGCGCTGCTGATGGGCCTGATCGACGCGGATTCGCTGGCCGCGCATGCCATCGCCATCCAGATCGCCTCGATCTCCTTCATGGTGCCGCTCGGCCTCAACCAGGCGGTGACGGTGCGCGTCGGGCTTGCGCATGGCGCCGGCAATCCGGAAGGCGTGTCGCGCGCCGGCTGGACCGCCTTCGTCATCGGCGTCTCGTTCATGGCGCTGATGGGGCTGGTGATGGTGCTGTGGCCGCATCTGCTGATCAGCGCCTTCATTGATCTCGCCAACCCGGCCAACGCCAGGGTGATCGGGCTTGCCGTCTCGTTCCTGGTGTTTGCAGCCCTTTTCCAGGTCTTCGACGGCGCGCAGGCGGTCGCCGCCGGCATGCTGCGCGGCCTGCACGACACCAAGGTGCCGATGATCTATGCCGCGATCGGCTATTGGGGCGTCGGCCTGCCACTCGGCGTGCTGCTCGCCTTCCATTTCGGCTTCCACGGCGTCGGCATCTGGATCGGCCTGTCGACGGGGCTGGCCGTGGTGGCGGCGCTGCTCCTGACGCGCTGGCTGCGCCGCGACCGGATCGTGCCGTCAGGCGCGTTCGGACATTGA
- a CDS encoding cupin domain-containing protein, with amino-acid sequence MRDRNETPRIGVKLRHARQVLGLSLEELGARIGLTEGYLSKIENDLATPSMAALHRLVQALGINMNAMFGTLQHNASEVFVLRKNERPHMETGHRRSGNHVVLEQLVPSGPEYLLQINVHVIEAGGGSPELISHKGQEFGYMLEGSVELLVESNVVALEAGDAFYFNSELGHGYRNVGSITARILWVNTPPTF; translated from the coding sequence ATGCGCGACCGAAACGAAACCCCGAGGATCGGCGTCAAGCTGCGCCACGCCAGACAGGTGCTTGGCCTCAGTCTGGAGGAACTCGGCGCCCGCATCGGCCTGACGGAAGGTTATCTGTCGAAGATTGAGAACGACCTGGCGACGCCCTCGATGGCGGCCCTGCACCGGCTTGTGCAGGCGCTGGGCATCAACATGAACGCGATGTTCGGCACACTGCAGCACAATGCCTCGGAAGTGTTCGTGTTGCGGAAAAACGAGCGTCCGCACATGGAGACGGGACATCGGCGTTCGGGCAACCATGTCGTGCTCGAGCAACTGGTACCATCCGGTCCGGAATATCTGCTGCAGATCAACGTCCATGTGATCGAGGCCGGTGGCGGCAGCCCCGAGTTGATCAGCCATAAGGGACAGGAATTCGGCTACATGCTCGAAGGTTCCGTCGAGTTGCTGGTCGAGTCGAACGTGGTGGCGCTCGAGGCGGGCGACGCGTTCTATTTCAACTCCGAACTCGGCCATGGCTACCGCAATGTCGGTTCGATCACCGCCCGTATCCTCTGGGTCAACACGCCGCCGACATTCTGA
- a CDS encoding cysteine desulfurase-like protein: protein MDINTVRDAFPAMASDAAPTKRIFFDNPAGTQMAGRSIERMTRAMIETNANLGGYFETSLAAQSMVDDAHQAMADFFNAADRREVVFGQNMTTLTFAVSRAIGRDLNAGDAIVLTRMDHDANVAPWLMLAQDRGLEVRWIDLDPKTFELDLSTLEATVDGKVRLVAVGYASNVTGTINDVKRIAQRARAVGALSYVDAVQFAPHGVIDVQEIGCDFLVCSAYKFFGPHHGVLWGRFDLLQALTAYKVRAASNTPPGKFETGTTSREALAGVLGAVEHYAWLGQSFGNIHPQATRRERIVAGIEVADRYERVLTARLIAGLSRIDGVVIQGITDVAAQARRVPTVSITVEGTDPADIAKAMAKEGIYLWHGHNYGLEPIRRLGLADRNGVVRIGLAHYNTEAEVDFLLAKLADWIKMRT, encoded by the coding sequence ATGGATATAAACACAGTCCGCGATGCTTTTCCGGCGATGGCGAGCGATGCCGCACCGACGAAGCGGATTTTCTTCGACAATCCCGCGGGGACCCAGATGGCGGGCCGATCGATAGAACGTATGACGCGTGCCATGATCGAGACCAACGCCAATCTTGGCGGCTATTTCGAAACCTCGCTCGCGGCCCAGTCCATGGTCGACGACGCGCATCAGGCGATGGCCGATTTCTTCAACGCCGCCGACCGGCGTGAGGTGGTGTTCGGCCAAAATATGACGACTCTGACTTTCGCCGTGTCGCGCGCCATCGGCCGCGATCTGAACGCCGGCGACGCCATCGTGTTGACGCGTATGGATCATGATGCCAACGTCGCGCCCTGGCTGATGCTGGCGCAGGACCGCGGGCTTGAAGTGCGCTGGATCGATCTTGACCCAAAAACCTTCGAACTCGACTTGTCGACGCTGGAGGCGACTGTCGACGGGAAGGTCAGGCTGGTCGCCGTCGGCTATGCCAGCAACGTTACCGGCACGATCAACGACGTGAAGCGGATCGCGCAGCGCGCACGCGCGGTCGGGGCGCTAAGCTATGTCGATGCGGTGCAGTTCGCGCCGCATGGGGTGATCGACGTCCAGGAGATTGGCTGTGACTTCCTGGTTTGCTCGGCCTACAAATTTTTTGGACCGCATCACGGCGTGTTATGGGGCCGGTTCGATCTGCTGCAGGCGCTGACCGCCTATAAGGTGCGTGCGGCTTCGAACACGCCTCCTGGGAAATTCGAGACGGGGACGACCAGCCGCGAGGCGCTTGCCGGGGTGCTTGGCGCGGTCGAGCACTATGCCTGGCTCGGACAGTCCTTTGGCAATATCCACCCGCAGGCGACGCGGCGTGAGCGCATCGTCGCCGGCATTGAGGTCGCCGATCGTTATGAGCGCGTCCTGACGGCGCGGCTGATTGCCGGACTGTCCAGAATCGATGGCGTCGTCATTCAGGGTATAACCGATGTGGCGGCGCAGGCGCGCCGGGTGCCGACCGTGTCGATCACCGTCGAAGGGACCGACCCCGCCGACATCGCAAAGGCGATGGCAAAGGAAGGCATCTATCTTTGGCACGGCCATAATTACGGTTTGGAGCCGATCAGGCGCCTGGGGCTCGCGGACCGGAACGGCGTCGTGCGCATCGGGCTCGCCCACTATAACACCGAGGCGGAAGTCGATTTCCTGTTGGCGAAGCTGGCGGACTGGATAAAGATGCGGACTTGA
- a CDS encoding cyclase family protein — MSIPGSLWDIYRSRLSAATFTDLTHGFRPGQPHFPAFPDEQRSALLDYSKGDAFQVHHYAFVGQWGTHVDPPVHFIDGGRSIDQLPVSEMLLPLVILDISDRVAADPDATPTLDDISAWEARNGRIPEKCFVALRTGWWPRWPDPEKFQNKSADGISHAPGWSKPVLEELLERRGVTAIGHEGMDTDPGLATSAGDASLEYYVLSRDCWQIELLANLDKVPEAGALLMATWPKPMAGSGFPARAVAIHEAAG, encoded by the coding sequence TTGTCGATTCCGGGTTCGCTTTGGGACATCTACCGGTCGCGGCTGTCAGCCGCGACCTTCACCGACCTGACACATGGCTTTCGTCCGGGCCAGCCGCATTTCCCGGCCTTTCCGGATGAGCAGCGCAGCGCCTTGCTCGATTATTCGAAGGGCGACGCCTTCCAGGTCCACCACTACGCCTTCGTCGGGCAATGGGGCACGCATGTCGACCCGCCGGTGCACTTTATCGACGGCGGCCGCTCGATCGACCAACTGCCGGTGTCGGAGATGCTTCTGCCGCTGGTCATCCTCGACATCAGCGACAGGGTCGCCGCCGATCCCGACGCGACGCCGACGCTGGACGATATTTCCGCCTGGGAGGCCAGGAACGGCCGGATCCCGGAAAAGTGTTTTGTCGCGCTTCGCACCGGGTGGTGGCCGCGCTGGCCGGACCCCGAGAAGTTTCAGAACAAGTCGGCCGACGGTATCTCGCATGCGCCGGGCTGGTCGAAGCCGGTGCTGGAGGAACTTTTGGAACGCCGCGGTGTCACCGCCATCGGGCACGAGGGCATGGACACCGACCCCGGCCTCGCCACGTCGGCAGGCGATGCAAGTCTGGAGTATTATGTGCTGTCCCGCGACTGCTGGCAGATCGAGCTCTTGGCCAATCTCGACAAGGTGCCAGAGGCCGGCGCGTTGTTAATGGCAACCTGGCCGAAGCCGATGGCCGGATCCGGCTTCCCGGCTCGCGCCGTCGCCATCCACGAAGCGGCCGGCTGA
- a CDS encoding ABC transporter substrate-binding protein translates to MIKLTRRGTIGLGLGAFFALASASTALAADTIKIGYPANLTGIQASLDGPMLNGAKLAASEINAAGGVLGQQIELVIYDSKSDSTTISTVASQLIDSDKVVGIIGFADSDSVLAIGPQVQKAQIPFITPGATSPKLPGQLGNEIFLAAFGDNVQAAVGAEFALNKLNGKTAYLLTDIGTEYTTLLSDYFVAAYEHGGGKILERDTYKIGDKTFTAQIAKLKALSPQPDFVYASSNAEEIGLILKQMRQAGINLPVVGGDGYDTPLLIQVGGDAAKDTYFTTHAYIGEGAAPKVQAFIDAYTKSVGNAPENAFAALGYDSVKLMADAIKRAGAPDPAKIRDALAATSGLDGVTGTITYRPGISVPDKSVSVIGVKDGKLVLASEAAPTFVAEP, encoded by the coding sequence ATGATCAAACTCACTCGACGCGGCACCATCGGCCTGGGACTGGGCGCATTCTTCGCGCTCGCCTCGGCCAGCACGGCACTTGCTGCCGACACGATCAAGATCGGCTATCCGGCAAACCTGACCGGCATCCAGGCCTCGCTCGATGGTCCCATGCTGAACGGCGCCAAACTGGCAGCGAGCGAAATCAACGCCGCCGGCGGCGTGCTCGGCCAGCAGATAGAACTGGTGATCTACGACTCCAAGAGCGATTCGACGACGATCTCGACCGTCGCTAGCCAGTTGATCGACAGCGACAAGGTCGTCGGCATCATCGGCTTCGCCGATTCCGACTCGGTGCTGGCCATCGGACCGCAGGTCCAGAAGGCGCAGATACCATTCATCACGCCCGGCGCGACCTCTCCGAAATTGCCGGGCCAGCTCGGCAACGAGATCTTCCTCGCCGCTTTCGGCGACAACGTTCAGGCCGCGGTTGGCGCGGAGTTTGCGCTGAACAAGCTGAACGGCAAGACCGCCTACCTACTGACCGACATCGGCACCGAGTACACAACGCTGCTGTCGGACTACTTCGTCGCCGCCTACGAGCATGGCGGGGGTAAGATTTTGGAGCGCGACACCTACAAGATCGGCGACAAGACTTTTACCGCTCAGATTGCCAAGCTGAAGGCGCTGTCGCCTCAGCCTGACTTCGTCTATGCCTCGTCGAATGCCGAGGAAATCGGCCTGATCCTGAAGCAGATGCGCCAGGCCGGCATCAATCTGCCGGTGGTCGGCGGCGACGGCTACGACACGCCGTTGCTGATCCAGGTCGGCGGCGACGCGGCCAAGGATACCTACTTCACAACCCACGCCTATATCGGTGAGGGCGCCGCCCCGAAAGTGCAGGCCTTCATCGACGCCTACACCAAGTCGGTCGGCAATGCCCCGGAGAACGCCTTCGCGGCGCTCGGCTACGACTCGGTCAAGCTGATGGCCGATGCGATCAAGCGCGCCGGCGCGCCGGATCCGGCCAAGATCCGCGACGCGCTTGCCGCCACGTCCGGGCTCGATGGCGTGACCGGCACGATCACCTACCGTCCGGGCATTTCGGTGCCGGACAAGTCGGTATCGGTCATTGGTGTCAAGGACGGCAAGCTTGTTCTGGCAAGCGAAGCGGCGCCGACCTTCGTCGCGGAGCCGTGA
- a CDS encoding branched-chain amino acid ABC transporter permease, with the protein MSREARITLLVLVALVAGAAVAFGAPHVLSDYFVRIILLIALNAILVLALSLSNGFTGVFSLGHVGFIGAGAYISGILSIPVQQKMALLPHLPAFLHAFSLPFLPATLVAGLLTALLAVVVGYPLMRLSGYFVSVATMGFLIIVNVVLINASDFTRGARTFTGVPLETTLPWVMGWLAITLFVLARLVYSPFGRAMKAVRDDTIAASAVGIGVLRTRLIAFVTGAFFSGVGGSLYAHYLGSFSPNTFYFALTMSLITMLVLGGMGSLTGAVVGVVCVSLLSEVLRTVERGLTIGDFAVPALFGASQIVLGFIFILVMIFRPKGIMGDRELTFGLTQGSATVNQTEERKR; encoded by the coding sequence GTGAGCCGGGAAGCGCGGATTACACTCCTCGTCCTCGTCGCCCTGGTGGCGGGTGCGGCCGTCGCTTTCGGTGCGCCGCATGTGCTGAGCGACTATTTCGTCCGGATTATCCTGCTGATCGCGCTGAATGCGATCCTGGTGCTGGCACTGTCGCTGAGCAACGGTTTTACGGGCGTGTTTTCGCTCGGCCATGTCGGATTCATTGGCGCCGGCGCGTATATTTCCGGGATCCTGTCGATCCCGGTGCAGCAAAAAATGGCGTTGCTGCCGCATCTGCCTGCGTTTCTGCATGCCTTCAGCCTTCCCTTCCTGCCGGCGACGCTGGTGGCGGGTCTTTTGACGGCGCTGCTTGCGGTGGTCGTCGGTTATCCCTTGATGCGCCTGTCAGGCTATTTCGTTTCGGTGGCGACGATGGGATTCCTGATCATCGTCAACGTGGTGCTGATCAATGCGTCGGATTTCACCCGAGGCGCCCGCACGTTCACCGGTGTGCCGCTGGAGACGACGCTGCCCTGGGTGATGGGCTGGCTCGCCATCACGCTGTTCGTGCTGGCGCGCCTGGTTTACTCGCCTTTTGGGCGCGCCATGAAGGCGGTGCGCGACGACACCATCGCAGCCAGCGCTGTCGGAATCGGCGTGCTGCGGACCAGACTGATTGCCTTCGTCACCGGCGCGTTCTTCTCAGGGGTCGGCGGGTCGCTCTACGCGCATTATCTCGGCTCGTTTTCGCCAAACACCTTTTACTTCGCGTTGACGATGAGCCTGATCACCATGTTGGTGCTGGGCGGCATGGGCTCGCTGACCGGCGCTGTGGTTGGCGTCGTCTGCGTTTCGCTGTTGTCGGAGGTCCTGCGCACGGTCGAACGCGGCTTAACGATCGGCGATTTCGCGGTGCCGGCCCTGTTTGGCGCCAGCCAGATCGTACTCGGCTTCATCTTCATTCTAGTGATGATCTTCCGGCCGAAGGGGATCATGGGGGACCGGGAGCTCACGTTCGGGTTAACCCAAGGATCGGCAACGGTGAACCAGACAGAGGAACGAAAACGATGA
- a CDS encoding branched-chain amino acid ABC transporter permease has product MTQLDFILQQIVNAVSLGSLYALAAVGLSIVFGVLKLTNFAHGDVMMVGAFGVALLAGIGVPFPVAVICGIAAAAVTGFLIERIAYRPIRDAPDVARLLTSLAVTYIIENVGILVFTSSPRNFPLPDILNTSWEVSNGAITFTSINLLTIALTFVSLLLLGWFITRTTTGLGMRAAAEDMSAAQLVGLNVNRLIVVAFIVASAYAGLAGILWAAQAGVVQPQMGFTPLLKAFVAAIIGGFGSIAGALVGGYILGALEIFIVAFLPSAVSSYRDAIVFAVLIAFLLVRPGGLLQPNREIKL; this is encoded by the coding sequence ATGACCCAGCTGGACTTTATCCTTCAGCAGATCGTCAACGCGGTGAGCCTCGGCAGCCTCTACGCACTCGCGGCGGTCGGTCTGTCGATCGTCTTCGGCGTCCTCAAGCTGACCAATTTCGCGCATGGCGACGTGATGATGGTGGGCGCATTCGGGGTAGCGCTGCTGGCGGGAATCGGCGTTCCGTTCCCGGTCGCCGTGATCTGCGGCATCGCGGCGGCCGCCGTCACGGGCTTCCTCATCGAACGTATCGCCTATCGTCCGATCCGCGACGCACCCGACGTCGCGCGACTGCTGACAAGCCTCGCCGTCACCTACATCATCGAGAACGTCGGCATCCTGGTGTTCACCTCCTCGCCGCGCAATTTTCCACTCCCCGATATTCTCAACACCTCCTGGGAAGTGTCGAACGGCGCCATCACCTTCACAAGCATCAATCTCCTGACCATCGCGCTGACCTTTGTGTCGCTGCTGCTCCTCGGCTGGTTCATCACGCGCACCACGACTGGGCTCGGCATGCGCGCCGCGGCGGAGGACATGTCGGCGGCACAACTTGTCGGACTGAACGTCAACCGGCTGATCGTCGTCGCCTTCATCGTCGCATCCGCCTATGCCGGCCTCGCCGGCATTCTGTGGGCGGCTCAGGCCGGCGTGGTGCAGCCGCAGATGGGCTTCACACCGCTCCTGAAGGCTTTCGTGGCGGCGATCATCGGCGGCTTCGGGTCGATCGCGGGCGCCCTGGTCGGCGGTTACATATTGGGCGCGCTGGAGATCTTCATAGTCGCATTCCTGCCGAGCGCCGTCTCGTCCTATCGCGATGCAATCGTTTTCGCCGTGCTGATCGCCTTTCTACTGGTTCGCCCGGGCGGACTGCTCCAGCCAAACCGGGAGATCAAGCTGTGA
- a CDS encoding ABC transporter ATP-binding protein: MATPNPVLLSVENLEVNFGAVRALKGISLDVRAGEVVALVGANGAGKSTTLRTISGLSRPRGGKIIFDGKSIGGIAPSQIVSLGIAQSPEGRRLFGGLTVADNLRLGACTRTDKEAIARDSERMFMLFPILKQRLKQLAGTLSGGEQQQLALARALMAAPRLLLLDEPSLGVAPLLVRHIFSALAELKRQGMTMLLVEQNITLALDLADRAYVLRTGQVALSGPSAELRDSERVAQAYLGAAT; the protein is encoded by the coding sequence TTGGCCACGCCTAACCCTGTCCTGCTCAGCGTAGAGAACCTCGAGGTCAATTTCGGCGCGGTGCGCGCGCTGAAGGGCATTTCGCTCGACGTCCGTGCCGGCGAGGTGGTGGCACTGGTGGGAGCCAACGGCGCCGGCAAGAGCACGACCTTGCGCACCATTTCCGGTCTGTCGCGGCCGCGTGGCGGCAAGATCATCTTCGATGGCAAGTCGATTGGAGGTATCGCTCCGTCGCAGATCGTATCTCTGGGCATCGCGCAGAGTCCGGAGGGCAGGCGCCTCTTCGGCGGACTGACGGTGGCCGACAATCTGCGGCTCGGCGCCTGCACCCGCACCGACAAGGAGGCCATCGCCAGAGACAGCGAGCGCATGTTCATGCTGTTCCCGATTCTCAAGCAAAGGCTGAAGCAGCTGGCCGGCACGCTGTCGGGCGGCGAACAGCAGCAGCTTGCTCTGGCGCGTGCGCTGATGGCGGCGCCGCGCCTGCTGCTGCTCGATGAGCCTTCGCTCGGCGTTGCGCCGCTGCTGGTGCGCCACATCTTCAGCGCGCTTGCCGAACTCAAGCGCCAGGGCATGACGATGCTATTGGTGGAACAGAACATCACGCTCGCCCTGGACCTCGCCGACCGCGCCTATGTGCTGCGCACCGGTCAGGTGGCGCTGTCGGGCCCGTCCGCGGAACTGCGCGACAGCGAGCGCGTGGCGCAGGCATATCTTGGGGCGGCAACATGA
- a CDS encoding ABC transporter ATP-binding protein: MLLKTVGLTKAFRGLVALRDHSIELHKGEIVGVIGPNGSGKSTLFNLITGFSQPNSGSIEMKGRSIVGLRTSQIVAMGIARTFQGSRLFGSLSVAQNVLTAAQLRHPVGFADTVLRGRRYRERVAATRQKSDELLDLMGLTEQAGRIAADLPYGDQRRLEIARALATGPQLLLLDEPAAGLDSNETKLLAALIRTIRDRYDVTVVVVEHDMDLIMTLCERIQVLATGEVICVGTPEQVREHPKVREAYLGHA, from the coding sequence GTGCTGTTGAAGACGGTTGGGCTGACAAAGGCCTTTAGAGGGCTGGTTGCCCTCCGGGATCATTCCATCGAGCTCCACAAAGGTGAAATCGTCGGCGTCATCGGCCCGAATGGCTCGGGCAAGAGCACGCTTTTCAACCTGATCACCGGCTTCTCTCAGCCGAATTCCGGTAGCATCGAGATGAAGGGCCGCTCGATCGTCGGCTTGCGCACGTCGCAGATCGTCGCGATGGGCATCGCCCGCACCTTCCAGGGTTCTCGCCTGTTCGGCAGCCTCAGTGTCGCACAGAACGTGCTGACGGCGGCGCAGCTGCGCCATCCTGTCGGCTTCGCCGATACCGTGCTGCGCGGCCGGCGCTATCGCGAGCGGGTGGCCGCGACGCGGCAGAAGTCCGACGAACTCCTCGACCTGATGGGCCTGACGGAGCAGGCCGGCAGGATTGCCGCGGATCTTCCTTACGGCGATCAGCGGCGGCTGGAGATTGCGCGTGCGCTCGCGACCGGCCCGCAGCTGTTGCTGCTCGACGAGCCCGCAGCCGGGCTTGATTCCAACGAGACCAAGCTGTTGGCGGCGCTGATCCGGACGATCCGAGACCGCTACGACGTAACTGTGGTCGTTGTCGAGCACGACATGGACCTGATCATGACGCTGTGTGAACGCATCCAGGTGCTGGCGACTGGCGAGGTGATCTGCGTCGGAACGCCGGAGCAGGTACGCGAACACCCGAAAGTGCGGGAGGCGTATCTTGGCCACGCCTAA
- a CDS encoding dienelactone hydrolase family protein encodes MAIQAKHCAALAGLFALWLAQPAAAADQAPDLIRIPADGKNEPATLDAMLFRPQGQGPFPAIVAMHGCSGLWSSKNKTELSPRHADWGQRLAAVGYVVIFPDSFGSRGLGPQCKNGDRDVEPYRERVEDANAARRYLQTLPYVKPDAIALLGWSNGGSTVLYTVRPKDRPKAGSPDFRAAVAFYPGCRAPAEKGDWATRVPLLIVMGDADDWTPAAPCKALADANADSVKLILYPGAYHDFDNEGQTLHELHGLAYTANGDGVAQPD; translated from the coding sequence TTGGCGATACAGGCGAAACATTGTGCCGCTCTCGCGGGTCTGTTCGCCCTTTGGCTGGCACAGCCGGCCGCGGCCGCCGACCAGGCCCCCGATCTCATCCGCATTCCGGCTGACGGCAAGAATGAGCCGGCGACACTCGATGCAATGCTGTTCAGGCCGCAAGGGCAGGGGCCGTTTCCGGCAATCGTGGCCATGCATGGCTGCAGCGGCCTGTGGAGCAGCAAGAACAAGACGGAACTCAGCCCGCGCCATGCCGATTGGGGCCAGCGCCTGGCCGCTGTCGGCTATGTCGTGATCTTTCCGGACAGTTTCGGTTCGCGCGGACTGGGCCCGCAATGCAAGAACGGCGACCGGGACGTCGAACCCTATCGCGAGCGCGTGGAGGATGCCAACGCTGCCCGCCGCTATTTGCAGACTCTGCCCTATGTGAAGCCTGACGCCATCGCCCTGCTTGGCTGGTCGAACGGCGGCTCGACCGTTCTTTACACGGTCCGGCCGAAGGACAGGCCGAAGGCCGGTTCGCCGGACTTCCGCGCGGCGGTCGCCTTCTACCCCGGCTGCAGGGCTCCGGCAGAAAAGGGCGATTGGGCGACCCGTGTGCCGCTCCTGATTGTGATGGGCGACGCGGACGACTGGACCCCGGCCGCGCCATGCAAGGCGCTTGCCGACGCCAACGCCGACAGCGTGAAGCTCATCCTCTATCCCGGCGCCTATCATGACTTCGACAATGAGGGGCAGACGCTGCATGAGCTGCATGGACTGGCCTACACGGCCAATGGCGACGGCGTCGCCCAGCCGGATTGA
- a CDS encoding AraC family transcriptional regulator: MKAALENYHARMRRVLDHIDQHLDGDLDLESLSGVAAFSKFHFHRQFTSTFGVSVHRYVQLARLKRASYKLAASDAQSVTDIAMDAGYDAPDAFARAFRQRFGQSPSSFRKSPDWGAWLMAFGPFEKARNTLMQVIFEHDDVTIRDVPPTPVAIMEHRGDRATLQDTIQRFIAWRKAAGLSPETSPTFNVFRSEREPAIPADYSMDICAGTDQPIDDGQMKAGVIPGGRCAVLRYPGNTNNLEPAALYLYREWLPASGEEVRDFPVYCQRHLSLVADGPVHEVVVELFLPLK, from the coding sequence TTGAAGGCGGCGCTTGAAAACTACCATGCCCGGATGCGCCGGGTGCTGGACCACATAGACCAGCATCTTGATGGCGATCTCGATCTGGAGTCATTGAGCGGCGTCGCGGCGTTCTCGAAATTCCATTTCCACCGGCAGTTCACGTCAACCTTCGGGGTGTCCGTGCATCGCTATGTCCAGCTCGCCCGATTGAAGCGCGCTTCGTACAAGCTTGCCGCGAGCGACGCCCAAAGCGTTACCGATATAGCGATGGATGCCGGTTACGACGCCCCGGATGCCTTCGCCCGCGCCTTTCGGCAACGGTTCGGACAGTCGCCTTCATCGTTTCGGAAATCTCCCGACTGGGGGGCGTGGCTCATGGCCTTCGGGCCTTTCGAAAAAGCAAGGAACACGCTCATGCAGGTAATCTTCGAACACGACGACGTGACGATCCGCGATGTGCCGCCCACACCGGTGGCGATCATGGAGCATCGCGGTGACCGGGCGACACTTCAGGACACCATCCAGCGGTTCATCGCCTGGCGCAAGGCGGCGGGCCTGTCGCCCGAGACAAGCCCGACCTTCAATGTCTTCCGTTCCGAACGGGAACCCGCGATCCCTGCCGACTACAGCATGGACATTTGTGCCGGGACCGATCAGCCGATCGATGACGGGCAGATGAAGGCCGGCGTGATTCCAGGCGGACGCTGCGCGGTGTTGCGTTACCCCGGCAACACCAACAATCTCGAGCCGGCGGCACTTTACCTCTATCGTGAGTGGCTTCCGGCCAGCGGCGAGGAAGTGCGCGACTTTCCGGTCTATTGCCAACGACACCTGTCCCTCGTTGCGGACGGGCCGGTACACGAAGTGGTCGTTGAGCTCTTCCTGCCCCTGAAATAG